The nucleotide sequence TCGTATGTAACCACGTACACCTTCTTTCATGTTGGCCGCACCGCCAAACACACCTCTACCGGGTGCCCATTGCATACCACCCGTACTACCAATTCTATCCCAAACGACTTCACCGTCCTGATTATTGCCCGATGAATCGTATTCTTTTGAACCAAACTCAAAGGGTGAATCAAAGCCCCAGTGGAGAATAGGTTTTACCGGGGCTGTTTCTGCCTGGGCAAATGTTGAACAGTTCAAAGCCATAAAAGTAAGTATGGATAGGCTAGAGGGAATAAATTTCATGTTTCTCCTTTGTAGGTGTTGTACCTAAATTTTCATTTTTATAGTTGTTTATAGTTGATCTGTATTCTATTTCTCTATTTCTCTATTTACCAGCTAGAACCTTGATAGCTGTATCGGGCAGGGCAGTGTCGAAGTAGCGCACATCGGCGGCAGCGCCGCTATAGCAATTACCCAACAGGTCTTTAAGCCCTTCAAAATTTAGTCCACCCGTGGTTAGCGTTTCGGTTTTTTCCCGGTTAACCTGGCCAAAAAATTCCATGTAGGTGACAGGAATATCGAGGCCCTTGCCGTAAAGATCGCTGTAAATGCGCTGGCCATCAAGCCAGACCTCGACCTGAGTCTTATTGCCGGGTCTAGCGTCAATAGTCATAGCTAGGTGTTGCCACACATCGGCTTTCACCTTGCCCACGGTTATTGGTTGACGGTTTTGGCCGTGATAGTGTACACCAAGCTGGTCGTTCTTGAGATTGAGGGCAATGCCACCGCGTTGGGTATAGACCCAACCAACGTTCTGGCGGTTCCATAACCACTGCATGCCTTTGAGCTCGTTGGGTTTGATCCACATACTTATGGTGCAACTCTTGCTCGTTGGTTTTGCATCGCGCACTAATATCATACTCTTATCACCTGAGAACTGATGGGCTCCTGGACGTTCACCAACTAATGCTTTGGCTCCGAATATTTCACTGGTCAAGCGGGTGTCGACTTTAGTCTGTTTATCAGATACTAACCAAGCACCCATGGCAAATGATGCTGGCTTACCGGTGACATCGGCCGTAAATGGTTTCTGCTCAAGTTGGGTATCATAGAAAAAATCATTTACCTGAAGCTGAGTGGGTTTTGTGGCCCGTGGAGCCTTAACGAACAATTGAGGTCTGGCGGCAACAAACATTACCGTCAGTTCATGCCAACCTTGTTCTAGCATGACCTTACCCTCGGTGCGACCATTTTTGTTATTGTTACTGGCCACATGCAGGCCGCCGATTTCGAGTTTACTACAACCCTCATAGTTCATGGAGAATTCATAGACACCGTTTTCAGGTGCACGCCACATACCGGTGTAGGTACGTACGATGCCGCCAACCTTGTCGTTGATCATCTCGCTAACCGCCAGCACCTCTTGAGGCTTTGTTTGTTTGAGCATGGCGAAATTATCGACAGTCGAATCGGTGGGGTAGCTAATGATCTGTTTGCCCTGGTTGGACGAACTGAAACCAAGTGCCATCGGAACATTGTGAAGATAGCTACGCCGAATCATGCCGGCCTTGAGTACTGGCAGGAATTCTAAGGCCTTGAGTTTGGCAATCACATGCAGGGGCTTGTCGATAACGGGGCCATTGGCATCACGACGCACCTTCAGGTCGACATTAATGGTCTCATCAAAGACTAGGGGCTTTAAGTAGGTCTGATAGCTCTTGCCGCCATCGAGGCTTACCTGAATCTCTCCATCCCCTTGGTTTTCGATAACAAGTGGCTGACCCAATTCGACATAATTACTGCTTATATTGAAGGCTAGGTCCTTGTCCCGGAAAAGATGAGTCTCATCTAGGCTGACAAAATCAACTTTACCTGGCGCCTTCATCTTGAGATCGAAATCTACCACTGGAACAGTTGCGCTGGTGAAGAAGATTGGGTCGGCAGCGATAGCCTCGAAGCGGTGCAAACCCGCTTTAAGAATAACTCTACCTTCTCGTTCGGTTAGGCGGGTATGGTATGGGCCAGGGATATCGACTAGAACCTTGCCTGCAACCGTGAGTTTAGTTGGGCCACAGGATAACATGCGAAAATCATAGGTACCTGCCACCGGTGCATTCACATAAGCACTGATCACGTAGAGGCCCTGATACATCTTAGACTGCTCGACGGTTTGGGGGATACGTGGTAAGATCAAATTCTGCTGATAGCTACGGTAAATGGGGACCAACTTATCAAGATCCTTCGGCATCAGGGGTGATTTGAGATCTATTTTTGAACCGCGCCACATGGTGATTGGCAATTCATAGAGGGCCAGTTCAATACCAGAAGAAACGGTATCTGCTGTAGCGACGGGAGCTGCGGCTGGCACCTTGGTATAGCGGATGCTCAGCGGAGTCGAAGCCTTAGTATCTATTTTGCTAAGCTTCTGTTTGTAGGTTGGCGCTGTGTTCTCGATGAAACCGGTGTTTACCAGTTCCCGATAATTAGCGCTATTAGCATCGCCGAAGGCCCACTCGGGGGCAACGGTGATCGCGCGCACCTCGGTGCTGCGATCTATGGTGATGGGGCCGCTGTAAACAGGTGATTTTGAACTTGGCTCGCTACCGTCAGTGGTGTAATGAATAAGCTGGCCATGGTTAGGAGATTCGAAGGCCACCTCCATGCTGTCGATAAAATCTTTCGCCGGGCTTATGGGGCGGGGCAGGGACGGGGGACCGCCAACGGTTATTATGGTAGAGTCATCGCGAGTAATCGTATAATAGGTTTCTTCACCATGGCCGCCCATAGGACGGCGGTCAACATACGCAGATGCAAAATCAATACGATCAGACTGACCAGCTATATCGACACTTAGACTGGTCTTAGTAGCGTTCCATTTGGTGATAGGCAAGGGATCACCATGGCGATGCGGATAGAGCAGGACCTTAAAATCTGGAGCTACACTCATACTTGGGACAACGATGCGTTGGTTGTTTCCGCCCTCACCTTGATCGATATCGAGGCGGATAGTGGGGAAGCCGGCAAAATTACGCTGCAGGACCCGGACTAAGATAAGAGGCTCACCCTCCTGTAATTTGGCTCCATCCTTGGATGCGCGACGCAGAATGATCTGCGGGAAGTCCTTATGCAAGTCTTTGGTCTTAGAGACAACCTCGTTCTGTCCGGTCAAAGTCATCAACCAGGTGTAGAGTTGCTTCTGATCATCAACTTGAATGTCATCGACGGTGAGAACATAGGGATGATCACCTCGCACCATGGTCACGCTGCGAAAAGCTCGCTCAACGGGTAGGTTTTCAATACGACGGGTGGGGTGGCGATCTTCACCGTTCCACAGGCCGTAGTTGGTGCTGGCCATACTCCAGAACTCCCGCGAAAAGGGCGTGGCATCGGGCTCAGAGCCGCGCAATCTGCGCGCGTTGTTGCGGGCCCAGGTGTTGAGATAGTTATAGGGGTCTTCCTCGAACATCGGTGAGTAGAGAACGTTGTAACGGCCATTCTGTATCCTCCAAGAAAAGGCGTAACTCTGATCGCTACGGCCGCTGGTGGCCATTTTTTTATCAACAGTGGGTAGCCATAGGCCGGGGGCTGTTCCGTACTTCATGCCGCCGCCATTAATGGCAATATAATTTCGCCAGGCTGATTCTTTGTGATATTTATCACCTATGCGGGTCCAGTTTTCACCTTGTCCAGCAAGAGAGAAGGTTCCAGCGTCGGGGCCGTCATGACCCGTATCACGCATTTTGGTATAAGATGCATAGGTGAGGTGAATATCGTTTTTGGCATCCCAACCCGAGCGGGTGGCCATGTAACCACGAGTGGGGGATTCGAATGTAAGGGGGCCATTGTTTTTATTCCAGAGTGCATCTGGATCAATATTTTGATCAACAGCAAAAAGCAGCATTGGTAAACCAAGGCTACTGCGCAGTAGATGGTAGGATTTCTTATTAATTTTGCCTTCTGATAATAATTTCACACCGAATGAATTGACCCATTGAATCTGCCAACGCTGATCATTGGGATAAGCCGCGCGCATTAGATGTGTGAACTCCTGTTGTGGTGGGCCACCTGCGGAATCACCGCGACCATACCAGGTGCCGGTGGGTGTGGCTTGCTGGGCGACAAGTGCCGCGATTTTGGCCTGAAGATGTGGGTGGGTAAGAAGACTTGGCGAGGTTCGGCGTGCGATGGCGTGTAATGATTGTACACCGCCGCCACCATAGGCTAGGCCATTGTAGCCCGTGGATTCAAAGTCCCAGCCATTGGGCCCTATCTTATAGGTTTGGAAATCCGTAACAGCCTCGCGGCAGACCTCTAAAGTACGAGGGTCGTAACCTTCTTCACCTTCGATAGCCAACACATCGTTGACCATTTTCTGTGAAAACTGTGGCCAGTTCCAGGTGCGCCACGAACGAGGCAGTTCCATACCATGATTATAACGACCAGCAGTGGCCTGGGCGATCACGGCGCGCACGGCATTCCGTTGTTTATCAGTCATAAAATTGTAAACAAAGTCATAAGCTTGGGCCACCTTGCTCACCTTGTCTCGGGTTCCGCTTATCCA is from Lentisphaera profundi and encodes:
- a CDS encoding FN3 associated domain-containing protein is translated as MKLITTISMLSLMLSSLTSCSAALDIPPVQGFPDGESVLNKRSVPHLQPEPQLVYKNKGYQIDVLSKIPAVGIHPRVLMSPADVPRIRENIEKNAFSKIFWEQYILPMVMDTKKGEMKPISKARIDAAALYALVKDDAEYGKKVATELVKQAQKVSELFKENDATKPYWDNWWISGTRDKVSKVAQAYDFVYNFMTDKQRNAVRAVIAQATAGRYNHGMELPRSWRTWNWPQFSQKMVNDVLAIEGEEGYDPRTLEVCREAVTDFQTYKIGPNGWDFESTGYNGLAYGGGGVQSLHAIARRTSPSLLTHPHLQAKIAALVAQQATPTGTWYGRGDSAGGPPQQEFTHLMRAAYPNDQRWQIQWVNSFGVKLLSEGKINKKSYHLLRSSLGLPMLLFAVDQNIDPDALWNKNNGPLTFESPTRGYMATRSGWDAKNDIHLTYASYTKMRDTGHDGPDAGTFSLAGQGENWTRIGDKYHKESAWRNYIAINGGGMKYGTAPGLWLPTVDKKMATSGRSDQSYAFSWRIQNGRYNVLYSPMFEEDPYNYLNTWARNNARRLRGSEPDATPFSREFWSMASTNYGLWNGEDRHPTRRIENLPVERAFRSVTMVRGDHPYVLTVDDIQVDDQKQLYTWLMTLTGQNEVVSKTKDLHKDFPQIILRRASKDGAKLQEGEPLILVRVLQRNFAGFPTIRLDIDQGEGGNNQRIVVPSMSVAPDFKVLLYPHRHGDPLPITKWNATKTSLSVDIAGQSDRIDFASAYVDRRPMGGHGEETYYTITRDDSTIITVGGPPSLPRPISPAKDFIDSMEVAFESPNHGQLIHYTTDGSEPSSKSPVYSGPITIDRSTEVRAITVAPEWAFGDANSANYRELVNTGFIENTAPTYKQKLSKIDTKASTPLSIRYTKVPAAAPVATADTVSSGIELALYELPITMWRGSKIDLKSPLMPKDLDKLVPIYRSYQQNLILPRIPQTVEQSKMYQGLYVISAYVNAPVAGTYDFRMLSCGPTKLTVAGKVLVDIPGPYHTRLTEREGRVILKAGLHRFEAIAADPIFFTSATVPVVDFDLKMKAPGKVDFVSLDETHLFRDKDLAFNISSNYVELGQPLVIENQGDGEIQVSLDGGKSYQTYLKPLVFDETINVDLKVRRDANGPVIDKPLHVIAKLKALEFLPVLKAGMIRRSYLHNVPMALGFSSSNQGKQIISYPTDSTVDNFAMLKQTKPQEVLAVSEMINDKVGGIVRTYTGMWRAPENGVYEFSMNYEGCSKLEIGGLHVASNNNKNGRTEGKVMLEQGWHELTVMFVAARPQLFVKAPRATKPTQLQVNDFFYDTQLEQKPFTADVTGKPASFAMGAWLVSDKQTKVDTRLTSEIFGAKALVGERPGAHQFSGDKSMILVRDAKPTSKSCTISMWIKPNELKGMQWLWNRQNVGWVYTQRGGIALNLKNDQLGVHYHGQNRQPITVGKVKADVWQHLAMTIDARPGNKTQVEVWLDGQRIYSDLYGKGLDIPVTYMEFFGQVNREKTETLTTGGLNFEGLKDLLGNCYSGAAADVRYFDTALPDTAIKVLAGK